The following are from one region of the Rhodopirellula sp. P2 genome:
- the queG gene encoding tRNA epoxyqueuosine(34) reductase QueG: MRETVEQIREAALSEGFAGMGIAPAVTSQGFHQLVQWIEAGYAGTMDYLERRLDAYRHPSGVLEGTKSIIVLAMNYDASDREPIPVGDVGGGFAFGKTARYTWSGIDYHDVIHPKLKRIVRLIREQIPEANARGIVDTAPLMEREVAVLAGLGWRGKNTLLLNKQLGSYFFLACVLVDVELPIDQPHESSHCGTCTACLDACPTDAFPRPGVLDASKCISYLTIESSELPERELRTSIGDWAFGCDVCQEVCPWNRRPARTQHNRSGLRGHRESWSDSNHREGWLELTALFTMTDDEFRRQYRRTPFWRSRRRGMLRNAILVLGNQKRRDAIELLFITMGDSDPELRAIAVWAICQMEDAAALERLMGYRQSESDPRVLAEFPL, translated from the coding sequence GTGAGAGAAACGGTCGAGCAGATTCGCGAGGCTGCTCTGTCGGAAGGTTTCGCTGGGATGGGAATCGCACCCGCCGTGACGAGCCAAGGGTTCCACCAGTTGGTGCAATGGATCGAAGCAGGTTACGCGGGAACGATGGATTATCTGGAGCGTCGACTGGATGCCTACCGTCATCCAAGCGGGGTGCTGGAAGGCACAAAGTCGATCATTGTTCTGGCAATGAATTACGACGCGTCTGATCGCGAACCCATCCCGGTCGGTGACGTCGGAGGAGGCTTCGCGTTCGGCAAAACGGCTCGCTACACTTGGTCGGGAATCGACTATCACGATGTGATCCATCCAAAGTTGAAACGAATCGTTCGTTTGATTCGCGAGCAAATCCCAGAGGCAAACGCTCGGGGAATTGTGGACACGGCACCGCTGATGGAACGTGAGGTCGCGGTGCTGGCGGGATTGGGGTGGCGAGGGAAGAACACGTTGTTGCTGAACAAGCAGTTGGGCAGCTACTTCTTTCTGGCCTGCGTCCTGGTTGATGTGGAGTTGCCAATTGATCAGCCACACGAATCGAGTCACTGTGGAACGTGCACCGCTTGCTTGGACGCTTGTCCCACGGATGCCTTCCCGCGTCCCGGTGTGTTGGATGCTTCCAAGTGCATCAGCTATTTGACGATCGAAAGTTCCGAGTTGCCCGAGCGGGAACTGCGAACCAGCATCGGTGATTGGGCGTTTGGGTGCGATGTTTGTCAGGAGGTTTGCCCTTGGAATCGCCGGCCTGCGCGAACGCAACACAATCGGTCAGGCCTGCGAGGCCATCGCGAATCGTGGAGCGATTCCAATCATCGAGAAGGATGGTTGGAGCTGACCGCGTTGTTCACGATGACCGACGATGAGTTCCGTCGCCAATATCGACGAACCCCTTTTTGGCGATCCCGGCGTCGAGGGATGCTGCGAAATGCAATCCTTGTTTTGGGGAACCAAAAGCGTCGTGACGCGATCGAACTGTTGTTCATCACGATGGGCGATTCCGACCCTGAACTGCGAGCCATTGCGGTTTGGGCCATCTGTCAGATGGAAGACGCCGCCGCACTGGAACGTTTGATGGGATACCGCCAATCGGAGTCGGACCCGCGAGTGCTGGCTGAATTTCCTCTGTGA
- a CDS encoding zinc-dependent metalloprotease, whose translation MNRICRVVATIAAVTVTYVGSALTSSAADLPPFAKISEGYKQLPVSDQQAKKGLFNVWQHEKEASVIAELPKNFAGKKYFVALTLSSGDRYAGLQSGDWVVQWRRYNDRLALIAPNLDIRATGDAESKASVKRLFTDRVLLDVPILAMGPNGGPVVDMDSLLIGNATTFFGSSVRLANSRLFTVEAAKVFPENVELAFEVVGRGGRLQTLHYSFSEVPSSSSGFKPREADERVGFFVTSFSDLSQYQDDETKVRYINRWHLEKRDPKLKLSPPKEPIRFYVEHTAPVRYRRWIKKGVDYWNKAFEKVGIVDAIVIEYQDAVSKIHMEKDPEDVRYNFVRWLNNDVGTAIGPSRVHPETGQILDADIILTDGWIRHFNFNYNDLMPKLAMEGVSAETLAWLGSHPNWDPRVRMGATESANSLRAKYALEAQQPMAGYAMAQADPSLLGDDEFDGLMGQVSQKNGLCMAASGRSMDLAFARMNWGLALMADKEAEKKKEEEAKANAEAENVDKDAKADADAKEEDKKDQDEESDEEESDGDKKDDEKKDDEEKDSDKEKDELLDGIPEWFVGPLLADLVAHEVGHTLGLRHNFKASGLYTIDEINSEELKGKKTFTASVMDYCPINYRYEAGEVQGDYAMIDIGPYDFWAIEYGYTFEDSKIKDILKRCSEPELQYATDEDTSGPDPYARRYDFGKDPLTFAEEQMRLVQLYRERLLEKFVKEGDSWAKARRGYELTLAIQTKSVSMMANWIGGAFVNRDKKGDPGNRVPVEVVPAADQRAALQYVIDTSFRDESYGLTTEILERLGVDKWLDSGRGGMSNEATWPIHDRVLGMQASTLTLIMNPTTLRRVYDNELRLPAETDALTLPELLDTVSNAVWEELDQPCPEDRNDRKPMISSLRRNLQREHIQRLVDLILEEGQDTAAYHPISNLARMQLRTLASRMDSTIEKCGKQMDAYSLAHLTECKERIERALEAGYTYGGGKAGAPMLMMLMGQEPASTSNED comes from the coding sequence ATGAATCGAATCTGCCGTGTTGTGGCCACGATTGCCGCCGTGACGGTGACATACGTTGGAAGCGCGTTGACCAGTTCCGCCGCCGACTTGCCACCATTCGCAAAAATTTCTGAAGGCTACAAACAGCTTCCAGTGTCTGATCAACAAGCCAAAAAAGGCTTGTTCAATGTTTGGCAACATGAAAAAGAGGCTTCGGTGATTGCCGAGTTGCCCAAGAATTTCGCCGGCAAGAAATACTTCGTCGCGTTGACGCTCAGCAGTGGCGATCGCTACGCCGGATTGCAATCCGGTGACTGGGTCGTTCAGTGGCGACGGTACAACGATCGCCTCGCCTTGATCGCTCCTAATTTGGACATTCGTGCGACCGGCGACGCGGAATCCAAAGCATCGGTCAAACGGTTGTTCACCGACCGAGTGCTGCTCGACGTGCCGATTCTGGCGATGGGACCCAATGGTGGCCCTGTGGTCGACATGGACAGCCTGTTGATTGGCAACGCGACGACCTTCTTTGGATCGTCTGTCCGTCTGGCCAACAGTCGATTGTTCACCGTGGAAGCTGCCAAGGTGTTCCCCGAGAACGTTGAGTTGGCATTTGAAGTGGTGGGACGCGGTGGTCGGCTTCAAACCCTTCACTACTCATTCAGCGAAGTGCCCAGCAGTTCCAGCGGTTTCAAGCCTCGCGAAGCGGATGAACGCGTTGGTTTTTTCGTGACATCGTTCTCGGATTTGAGTCAGTATCAAGACGATGAAACCAAGGTTCGCTACATCAACCGCTGGCACCTTGAGAAACGGGATCCAAAACTGAAGCTCAGTCCTCCCAAAGAACCCATTCGGTTCTATGTCGAACACACCGCTCCCGTTCGGTATCGACGTTGGATCAAGAAAGGCGTGGACTACTGGAACAAAGCGTTTGAGAAGGTTGGAATCGTCGACGCGATCGTGATCGAGTATCAGGACGCGGTCAGCAAGATCCACATGGAAAAAGACCCCGAGGACGTTCGTTACAACTTCGTTCGTTGGTTGAACAACGACGTCGGAACCGCCATCGGCCCCAGTCGTGTGCACCCCGAGACAGGTCAGATCTTGGACGCGGATATCATCTTGACCGATGGTTGGATCCGTCACTTCAATTTCAACTACAACGACCTGATGCCAAAGTTGGCAATGGAAGGTGTGAGTGCGGAAACGCTGGCATGGTTGGGGAGCCATCCCAATTGGGACCCGCGTGTTCGAATGGGCGCAACGGAATCCGCCAATTCCTTGCGGGCCAAGTATGCCCTCGAAGCACAGCAACCCATGGCGGGATATGCCATGGCGCAAGCCGATCCCTCGCTGTTGGGCGATGATGAATTTGATGGGCTGATGGGACAGGTCAGCCAGAAAAATGGTTTGTGCATGGCCGCATCCGGCCGCAGCATGGACCTGGCGTTCGCTCGCATGAATTGGGGCTTGGCTCTGATGGCGGACAAGGAAGCCGAAAAGAAAAAGGAAGAAGAAGCGAAGGCAAATGCGGAAGCTGAAAACGTCGACAAGGACGCCAAGGCAGACGCGGATGCCAAGGAGGAAGACAAAAAAGACCAGGACGAAGAGTCGGACGAAGAAGAGTCCGATGGTGATAAAAAAGACGATGAGAAGAAGGACGACGAGGAAAAGGACAGCGACAAAGAAAAGGACGAGTTGCTCGATGGGATTCCAGAATGGTTCGTCGGTCCCTTGTTGGCTGATTTGGTCGCTCACGAAGTGGGACACACACTCGGATTGCGTCACAACTTCAAAGCATCCGGGCTGTACACGATCGATGAGATCAACAGTGAAGAGCTGAAAGGCAAGAAAACCTTCACCGCCTCGGTGATGGATTACTGCCCGATCAATTACCGCTACGAAGCCGGTGAAGTCCAAGGGGACTACGCGATGATCGACATTGGTCCCTATGACTTCTGGGCGATCGAATATGGGTACACCTTTGAGGATTCCAAGATCAAAGACATCTTGAAACGATGCTCCGAGCCGGAACTGCAGTACGCAACCGACGAGGACACGAGCGGTCCAGATCCTTACGCCCGTCGCTACGATTTCGGGAAAGACCCGCTGACCTTCGCGGAAGAGCAAATGCGTTTGGTTCAGTTGTATCGCGAACGTTTGCTCGAGAAATTCGTCAAAGAAGGTGACAGTTGGGCCAAGGCTCGCCGTGGATACGAGCTGACATTGGCGATTCAAACCAAGTCGGTCAGCATGATGGCCAACTGGATCGGTGGTGCGTTCGTCAATCGTGATAAGAAGGGCGATCCCGGAAATCGCGTTCCTGTCGAGGTGGTTCCTGCCGCGGATCAACGTGCCGCGTTGCAGTACGTGATCGACACCAGTTTCCGTGACGAATCGTACGGTTTGACCACGGAGATCCTCGAGCGTTTGGGAGTCGACAAGTGGCTCGACAGTGGCCGCGGTGGCATGTCGAATGAAGCGACCTGGCCAATTCACGATCGTGTGTTGGGCATGCAAGCGAGCACGTTGACGTTGATCATGAACCCAACCACCTTGCGTCGGGTTTACGACAATGAACTGCGTCTCCCCGCTGAAACCGATGCTCTGACGTTGCCTGAATTGTTGGACACGGTCAGCAATGCGGTCTGGGAAGAGTTGGATCAGCCCTGCCCAGAGGATCGCAATGATCGCAAGCCGATGATTTCATCTCTGCGTCGAAACTTGCAACGTGAGCATATCCAGCGTCTGGTGGATTTGATCTTGGAAGAAGGCCAGGACACTGCCGCGTATCATCCGATCAGCAACCTGGCTCGGATGCAATTGCGAACCTTGGCGAGCCGAATGGATTCGACGATTGAGAAGTGTGGCAAGCAGATGGATGCCTACAGTTTGGCTCACTTGACCGAGTGCAAAGAACGCATCGAACGAGCGTTGGAGGCAGGCTACACCTATGGAGGTGGAAAAGCCGGTGCTCCAATGTTGATGATGTTGATGGGCCAAGAACCTGCTTCGACATCCAACGAAGATTGA
- a CDS encoding response regulator — protein sequence MHRILIADDNTANRELLEAYLVNIECDLETAVDGEDTLAKVASFQPDLILLDVMMPKLSGFEVCKQLKEDPQTSNIMILMVTALSELGDIERGVQAGTDDFLSKPVNRIELTKRVENMLKLKGTTDELSRLRMYIQEMEER from the coding sequence ATGCATCGGATCCTGATTGCTGACGACAACACTGCCAACCGCGAACTGCTGGAGGCCTACTTGGTCAACATCGAATGCGATTTGGAAACCGCGGTGGACGGGGAAGACACGCTGGCCAAAGTGGCATCGTTCCAGCCGGATTTGATCCTGTTGGATGTGATGATGCCCAAGCTGAGCGGGTTTGAAGTTTGCAAACAGCTCAAAGAAGATCCCCAGACCAGCAACATCATGATCTTGATGGTCACGGCACTCAGCGAACTGGGGGACATCGAACGAGGCGTCCAGGCCGGAACCGATGACTTCTTGAGCAAACCCGTCAACCGAATCGAGTTGACCAAACGAGTCGAGAACATGCTGAAGCTCAAAGGCACCACCGATGAACTTTCGCGTCTGCGTATGTACATCCAAGAAATGGAAGAGCGTTGA
- the glyA gene encoding serine hydroxymethyltransferase — MSFIQSQDPAIWDAIQAETIRQQDGLEMIASENYTSPAIMEAVGSVLTNKYAEGYPGRRYYGGCEHVDVVETIAIDRAKELFGAEAANVQPHSGSQANAAVYLSCLEVGDTVLGLDLAQGGHLTHGMKLNMSGRLYNFINYGVDEVNHRLDFDQIVKLAREHKPKLIVAGASAYPREIPHDRFKEIADEVGAKLMVDMAHYAGLVAAKIHNSPVPYADYVTTTTHKTLRGPRSGLIMCKQEHLKLVNRNVFPGTQGGPLMHVVAGKAICFAEAMTEEYASYGQAVVDNAKTLADTLMSCGLRLVSGGTDNHLMLVDVTAVDLGGKKAEAVLDACGITVNMNMIPFDQRKPMDPSGIRIGTPALTTRGMGGDEMKRIGQWIYNALSDSDNAALHETIRTEIREMVQAFPVPAAAESPASIA; from the coding sequence ATGAGCTTCATTCAGTCACAAGACCCCGCCATTTGGGATGCGATCCAAGCCGAAACGATTCGTCAGCAGGACGGATTGGAAATGATCGCCAGCGAGAATTACACCAGCCCAGCGATCATGGAAGCCGTCGGCAGCGTCCTGACCAACAAATACGCCGAGGGCTATCCCGGACGCCGCTATTACGGTGGTTGCGAGCACGTTGACGTCGTGGAAACGATCGCGATCGACCGGGCCAAGGAACTGTTCGGCGCCGAAGCCGCCAACGTCCAGCCCCACAGCGGGTCGCAGGCCAACGCGGCTGTGTATTTGAGCTGCCTTGAAGTCGGCGACACCGTGCTGGGATTGGATTTGGCCCAAGGCGGCCACCTGACGCACGGCATGAAGCTGAACATGAGCGGACGACTTTACAACTTCATCAACTACGGCGTCGATGAAGTCAACCATCGCTTGGACTTCGATCAAATCGTCAAACTGGCACGCGAGCACAAACCGAAACTGATCGTCGCCGGTGCGAGCGCCTACCCACGCGAAATCCCTCACGATCGATTCAAAGAAATCGCCGATGAGGTCGGTGCGAAGTTGATGGTCGACATGGCCCACTACGCCGGCTTGGTCGCCGCGAAAATTCACAACAGTCCCGTGCCCTACGCGGACTACGTCACCACGACGACCCACAAAACGCTTCGTGGGCCTCGCAGTGGTCTGATCATGTGCAAACAAGAGCACCTGAAATTGGTCAACCGCAACGTGTTCCCCGGCACCCAAGGTGGCCCGTTGATGCACGTGGTCGCTGGCAAGGCAATCTGCTTCGCCGAAGCGATGACCGAGGAATACGCCAGCTACGGACAAGCCGTGGTGGACAACGCGAAAACGTTGGCGGACACCCTGATGAGCTGTGGCCTGCGATTGGTCAGTGGCGGAACCGACAACCACCTGATGTTGGTCGACGTCACCGCCGTGGACCTGGGCGGCAAGAAAGCCGAAGCGGTCCTCGATGCTTGCGGCATCACCGTCAACATGAATATGATCCCGTTTGACCAGCGAAAACCGATGGATCCGTCCGGGATCCGAATTGGAACGCCTGCACTGACCACCCGCGGAATGGGTGGCGACGAGATGAAACGGATCGGCCAATGGATTTACAATGCATTGTCTGATTCCGACAACGCTGCGTTGCACGAAACCATCCGCACCGAAATTCGCGAAATGGTGCAGGCCTTCCCCGTTCCGGCCGCCGCTGAATCTCCCGCCAGCATTGCCTGA
- a CDS encoding multiheme c-type cytochrome: MTPKVDRGTAMLPDAVGSQACVACHPSRAESFFETTHADSLRLVDAKVEPELQSFFHEPSSQRMKVVRDREQIRHQSWQNLPQTDYVMPLSDHPVELVMGSGTFAKSYLIRDGDALLQAPLSHYTEQGEYDMSPGYDSPSHLGFSRQVTDDCLFCHAGSLSRVEGNRNVSVLHELAIGCERCHGGGQHHVDLANQLTAHSTDVTDLDATHDWAIVHPDELGRDSMESLCAQCHLQGDVQMFVRGADSWSFHPGQDLAATRLVYNVGPPEKESGSATFVGHFGQMHASECYLGSESLTCVTCHDPHQRVDDANRESIHREHCLSCHGNLDCGEELNLRMTTNENSCHQCHMPRSKTEVPHVSITDHRIAVPGEATDIEAPAEKVTETPVTQLPDVIALLDRSPVDSWQRELNEATAIAQWLWMGSNPRYDNTTVFDLAAQRLRSAIQTAETSKSDSNVAHVSLVEAKTRLASLLDRGLLFPAKDRSEADVKRLRKESQTLMQWVLSEEKQPTPELQVALESLANGAAADERHLEAYHLYQRLVKLRRNPSDHYNLGLACGKLRRFGEAEQAFVESIRIQPTYPLPYASLARLYQTIDPRTASNYMQLSQRLRLVQQGNANVGRGSQ, encoded by the coding sequence ATGACACCGAAGGTAGACCGTGGCACGGCAATGCTGCCGGACGCGGTCGGGTCGCAGGCCTGTGTCGCCTGTCATCCCAGTCGTGCCGAATCGTTTTTCGAGACCACCCACGCGGATTCCTTGCGACTGGTGGACGCAAAGGTGGAACCCGAATTGCAATCGTTCTTTCACGAACCCAGTTCCCAGCGAATGAAGGTCGTCCGTGATCGAGAACAGATTCGTCATCAGTCATGGCAAAACCTGCCGCAAACCGACTACGTGATGCCGCTGAGTGACCACCCAGTTGAATTGGTGATGGGAAGCGGCACTTTCGCGAAGTCGTATTTGATCCGTGACGGGGACGCTCTGCTGCAGGCTCCGTTGTCGCACTACACCGAACAAGGCGAGTACGACATGTCGCCCGGTTACGACTCGCCGTCCCACTTGGGGTTCTCTCGCCAAGTCACGGACGATTGCTTGTTCTGTCACGCGGGTTCATTGTCGCGGGTGGAAGGCAATCGAAATGTCTCGGTTTTGCATGAGCTGGCAATTGGCTGCGAGCGTTGTCATGGCGGTGGTCAACACCATGTTGATCTCGCCAACCAGTTGACAGCCCATTCGACCGACGTGACGGATTTGGATGCGACCCATGATTGGGCGATCGTGCATCCCGATGAACTGGGGCGTGACTCGATGGAGTCGCTCTGTGCCCAGTGTCATTTGCAGGGCGATGTGCAGATGTTTGTCCGCGGTGCCGATTCATGGTCGTTTCATCCTGGGCAGGATTTGGCAGCGACACGATTGGTCTACAACGTCGGACCGCCGGAAAAAGAGTCCGGTTCGGCCACGTTTGTGGGGCACTTCGGCCAGATGCACGCCAGCGAGTGCTACCTGGGATCCGAGAGTCTCACCTGTGTCACCTGCCACGATCCGCACCAACGAGTCGATGATGCCAACCGCGAATCGATTCACCGAGAGCATTGCTTGTCTTGCCATGGCAACCTGGATTGTGGCGAGGAACTGAACCTCCGAATGACTACGAACGAAAACTCGTGTCACCAATGTCACATGCCTCGTTCCAAAACCGAGGTGCCTCACGTGTCGATCACCGATCACCGGATCGCAGTGCCGGGTGAAGCCACCGATATCGAGGCACCGGCCGAGAAGGTGACAGAAACTCCGGTCACTCAGCTGCCGGATGTGATCGCGTTGCTCGATCGATCCCCGGTCGACAGTTGGCAACGAGAATTGAATGAAGCCACCGCGATTGCGCAGTGGCTTTGGATGGGATCCAATCCAAGGTATGACAACACGACCGTTTTTGACTTGGCAGCTCAGCGTTTACGCTCCGCGATTCAGACAGCAGAAACATCAAAGTCGGATTCCAATGTCGCACATGTGTCGTTGGTCGAGGCCAAAACAAGGTTGGCAAGTTTGCTGGACCGGGGCCTGTTGTTCCCCGCCAAGGATCGTTCTGAAGCGGATGTGAAACGTTTGCGGAAAGAAAGCCAAACGTTGATGCAGTGGGTGCTGTCGGAAGAGAAGCAGCCGACACCGGAACTTCAAGTCGCACTGGAAAGTCTGGCGAACGGGGCGGCCGCGGATGAGCGGCATCTGGAGGCGTATCACCTTTACCAGCGTCTGGTCAAGCTTCGTCGCAATCCATCGGATCACTACAACTTGGGGTTGGCGTGCGGAAAGCTGCGCCGGTTTGGCGAAGCCGAACAAGCCTTCGTGGAATCGATTCGGATCCAACCCACTTATCCACTGCCCTACGCCTCGCTGGCTCGCTTGTATCAAACGATCGATCCGCGAACGGCATCGAACTACATGCAGTTGTCTCAACGTTTGCGTTTGGTGCAACAAGGAAACGCGAACGTCGGGCGTGGCAGTCAGTAG
- a CDS encoding aspartate kinase yields the protein MQRRVIKLGGSLLTRPHLLDDFHHWHRNQAPAHDCLIIGGGQMIDAVREWDRLRPGDPRTVHWQCVAMLEHSMRHLAASFESDGRFPSVEKLETEEDWLRYAASFSDSKKPASATIHFLRPEVVYHSDSNAPLPETWSTTTDSIAMWIAKFCDASEVVLLKSCTVDAEDRLQDWITHGIVDPACAVLASLETKLRVEQLPIHSTS from the coding sequence ATGCAACGCCGTGTGATCAAACTGGGCGGCAGCCTGCTGACCCGCCCCCACCTGCTGGATGATTTTCATCATTGGCACCGCAACCAAGCACCTGCCCACGATTGCCTGATCATCGGTGGCGGCCAGATGATCGATGCGGTCCGTGAGTGGGACCGATTGCGGCCTGGCGATCCACGAACGGTTCACTGGCAGTGCGTCGCGATGTTGGAACACTCGATGCGTCATCTTGCAGCAAGCTTTGAATCCGACGGTCGTTTTCCGTCGGTCGAAAAACTCGAGACGGAAGAGGATTGGCTGCGTTATGCGGCGTCTTTCAGTGATTCGAAGAAGCCCGCTTCCGCGACGATCCATTTCTTGCGTCCCGAAGTGGTTTACCACTCGGATTCGAATGCTCCTTTGCCGGAGACCTGGTCGACCACAACGGACTCCATCGCGATGTGGATCGCAAAATTCTGTGACGCAAGCGAGGTGGTGCTGCTGAAGTCCTGCACCGTTGATGCCGAGGACCGTCTGCAGGACTGGATCACGCACGGAATCGTCGATCCGGCGTGTGCCGTGCTGGCATCACTGGAAACCAAACTGCGAGTCGAGCAGTTGCCCATTCACTCGACCTCCTGA
- a CDS encoding hydantoinase/oxoprolinase family protein, with translation MDKPLTATPTSPSPGTRSPFVLGVDVGGANLKSVLINQQTEKATAWESFFPMWKRPESLAEQLLSDWAALLAEARADADLIAGIAVTMTGELADCFTDRQHGVTHIADQVQSAAKQFNAAADLGFYSTAGEFIGKDQTSDQVDALAASNWHALASWAGRHVAANGILIDVGSTTTDLIPIQNGQVATGAKTDHQRLRDGSLVYVGCRRTPVCSLVDRLMIDGVDVPVMNEFFATIDDARLILKQQPESTEDNETEDHDTADGRPRDRQSAHRRLAKMVGWDANELSSVQADSVSQQIIESAQKQIDASLQRQIAQFGGNSQEEITLLLSGHGQDLVTQSTTARSAIDLRDRLTPEVSRSAPAFAVARLWLDTHREVRCNAV, from the coding sequence ATGGACAAGCCCTTGACCGCAACACCGACTTCACCTTCACCCGGTACGCGTTCTCCGTTCGTGCTGGGCGTCGATGTCGGCGGGGCCAACTTGAAGTCGGTCTTGATCAACCAACAAACCGAGAAAGCAACTGCGTGGGAATCTTTTTTCCCCATGTGGAAACGACCTGAGTCACTCGCGGAACAACTGCTGTCAGACTGGGCAGCGTTGTTGGCGGAAGCCCGCGCCGACGCGGATTTGATCGCGGGCATTGCGGTCACCATGACGGGCGAGTTGGCCGATTGCTTCACCGACCGTCAGCACGGCGTGACGCACATTGCGGATCAAGTCCAATCAGCGGCAAAGCAATTCAATGCCGCTGCGGACCTTGGATTCTACTCCACCGCGGGCGAATTCATTGGAAAGGATCAGACTTCCGATCAGGTCGATGCTTTGGCGGCATCCAATTGGCATGCGTTGGCTTCTTGGGCGGGACGCCATGTCGCAGCCAATGGAATCCTGATCGACGTGGGTTCCACCACGACCGACCTCATCCCGATTCAAAACGGACAGGTTGCCACCGGTGCCAAGACCGATCACCAGCGACTTCGTGACGGTTCGCTTGTCTATGTGGGTTGTCGTCGAACGCCGGTTTGTTCCTTGGTCGACAGGCTGATGATCGATGGAGTCGATGTCCCGGTCATGAACGAGTTTTTTGCGACCATCGATGACGCGCGCTTGATCCTGAAGCAGCAACCTGAGTCCACCGAAGACAACGAGACTGAAGACCACGACACCGCCGACGGCAGACCTCGCGACAGACAATCGGCACATCGTCGCCTGGCAAAGATGGTTGGCTGGGACGCGAACGAGCTTTCCAGTGTGCAAGCCGATTCGGTTTCCCAGCAAATCATCGAATCCGCCCAGAAACAGATCGATGCTAGCTTGCAGCGTCAAATCGCACAGTTCGGCGGCAACTCCCAGGAAGAGATCACGCTGTTGCTCAGCGGACACGGGCAAGACTTGGTCACTCAATCCACAACGGCACGAAGCGCGATCGACCTGCGTGATCGCTTGACCCCCGAGGTTTCGCGATCGGCCCCCGCGTTTGCCGTCGCTCGACTGTGGTTGGACACTCATCGAGAGGTCCGATGCAACGCCGTGTGA
- a CDS encoding PQQ-binding-like beta-propeller repeat protein — translation MRLRASRLLLAVFCFSLAPAGTLTPANSAEPDRLASSSWNQWRGPNRDGTLAQSTAWPDRLSGNLVKAWSVPLGPSYSGPVMVDGLVFTTETVNKQSERVTAYDVATGELRWERQWEGSMSVPFFAAANGDWIRATPACVPGYLVVLGMRDVLVCLDTETGEERWKIDFPAQTGSSLQPFGAACSPLIHNGAIYVQVGAGLTKLSLESGEVLWTVLSGGEDMMSRGAFSSPSIATLAGQEQLLVQTREELCGVSLDTGEVLWREAIEAFRGMNILTPLAIGDSVFTAAHSGKSQLFDIQRGESAEKTWNAGERWNQKTQGYMSSPVVVDDHVYLHLKNERFTCLSVADGSIQWTSPPAGKYWSMVRNKNRILSLSADGKLRLIDANPKEFTVLDTQQVAEDSWAHLAVSSENDQPLILIRALDSLTAFRWTSP, via the coding sequence ATGCGTCTTCGAGCTTCCCGCCTGTTGCTGGCAGTTTTTTGTTTCAGTCTTGCCCCTGCCGGGACGCTCACGCCAGCCAACTCAGCCGAACCGGATCGCTTGGCATCGAGTAGCTGGAACCAATGGCGGGGCCCGAATCGAGACGGCACGCTCGCTCAGTCAACCGCTTGGCCAGATCGTCTTTCCGGAAACCTTGTGAAGGCTTGGTCGGTTCCTCTCGGCCCCAGTTACAGCGGCCCCGTGATGGTCGACGGGTTGGTGTTCACCACCGAAACCGTGAACAAACAATCCGAACGGGTGACCGCCTACGACGTCGCCACCGGCGAATTGCGTTGGGAACGACAATGGGAAGGATCCATGTCGGTGCCGTTTTTTGCGGCCGCCAACGGCGACTGGATTCGGGCCACTCCCGCGTGCGTGCCGGGTTACTTGGTCGTCCTGGGAATGCGAGATGTCCTGGTTTGCTTGGACACTGAAACCGGCGAGGAACGCTGGAAGATCGATTTCCCCGCTCAAACCGGATCGTCCTTGCAGCCATTTGGTGCGGCCTGCTCGCCGCTGATTCACAACGGAGCGATCTACGTTCAAGTCGGCGCGGGACTGACGAAGCTGTCGTTGGAATCCGGCGAAGTCTTGTGGACGGTTCTCTCGGGCGGTGAAGACATGATGTCCCGCGGCGCATTCAGCAGTCCTTCGATTGCAACGCTCGCCGGTCAAGAACAATTGCTGGTTCAAACTCGCGAAGAACTGTGCGGCGTTTCACTGGACACCGGCGAGGTTCTCTGGCGTGAAGCCATCGAAGCTTTTCGCGGCATGAACATTTTGACACCGCTCGCGATCGGCGACTCGGTGTTCACGGCTGCCCACAGCGGAAAGAGCCAACTGTTTGATATCCAACGCGGCGAGTCAGCGGAGAAAACCTGGAATGCCGGCGAACGCTGGAATCAGAAAACGCAAGGCTACATGTCATCCCCCGTCGTGGTCGATGATCACGTTTACCTGCACCTCAAGAACGAACGCTTCACCTGTTTGTCAGTCGCCGATGGTTCGATTCAGTGGACCTCGCCGCCCGCCGGCAAGTACTGGTCGATGGTCCGTAACAAAAACCGTATTCTGTCACTCAGTGCGGATGGCAAGCTGCGATTGATCGATGCGAATCCCAAGGAGTTCACGGTGCTGGATACCCAACAGGTCGCCGAGGACAGTTGGGCTCATCTGGCAGTCTCCAGCGAAAATGACCAACCGCTGATTTTGATTCGTGCTTTGGATTCCCTGACCGCCTTTCGATGGACAAGCCCTTGA